The DNA sequence tatatatgcaaaataaatattaatatgccatttcaatttcaactaataataacttaaaacaaaatgagagtagatttaattttttagtacaTGTAATTGCATTGAATTGATTATCTAAGGGAATTTGATTAAGTAAATTTAACATGAGTTGAGAAGTTGAAGGGTATTTGTGATACTATAATAATTTGGTACTGTGGTATCAAAACTactaatttctcaaattatcaaaaatatagTTATGTATTTTGAACAACCAttactcaaattcttcttctcatttatattatatattgtatCAAACTaaactaatataaaattttcacccatactaaatttttgttgtgtcataatatttttaaattttatttatttattagtttaaatatgatatgttggtctatatattttattttaatttataatatattttaaagtataaataattatttattatatgtaaatatgaaTGATGTGTCATActgattaatattataaaaattaaacacatcAAAATGATGCCTTTTGATTATAACAAAGTATAGATGTAATGTAAATTCTAGTTGGGGAGTTGTTTCTAGACTTGCGAGTATTGTATaggtttaaattttaaaccGCAATTTAAGAATGGAATGGCGTTTACGGAGGGATTTCTTGCTAGCGTGTGAAAACGCTAAGTTATGAGATTAGAAGTCAACATTTGCCACGCatctttcatttaaattacaaaatgaattttcaaacagaaatggaaaatttattttatcaatactaatataataaaaaaaggacACTTTTTATTCGCAAACGGTGGTTGTTATACcgtgatattaatttttttgttgtgtcaATAATACtcataagtttttttttgtttttttttttttgtgaagttggtttatatattttctttttatttataatatatttttttattatttaaaaattatttattatatgcacacataaacaaataatagtatgatatataaaataaagacatTTTCACTTACAAACGACGGATTCTGACAATTGTATACTAGTTTGTTTTGGGTCgcattgataaaattaagatgatttttttttcttttttaaaatataacagattgatttatttttataatataatatattttaaaacatgaaaaattatttattatgtgaattTAAGAACGTCGTCCCACAatatgtgttttgaaaaatgcaaaaagaagggaaataaaaagagaaaagatcaATCAATTGTATTAGTGTTGTTGTATACAAATCCTTTCcaagtatatatgtatatatatatatataatctcatgctaaaaaaaaaaaaaagaagaagaagaagaagaagaagccaGCCAAAAATACAAGTATGTCTTTGCCTAAACTTGAAAGATCAAACTTgaagaaatatgaaaaaggTAGATCGTTTTTCAATCATCTCAACCAGACTGGTTCTTCAACTATAGTCTCTAGCAATGGCTTCTTGGACCTGCACATGGACAATCTGTGCCTGAACTCCGGCGTCGAGAACTCTTCTATATCGTCCAAATTCAGCTTCGGCGCCGCCGGAAATCCTTTCTCACCACTCTGCACATCGGCACCCGCCTCCGGCAAGATTCTGACGCCGGCAAGAGCGCCCCTCTTGGCGGCGGAATTCGCCGCCATGAATAGCGGGCCGATGTCCGCCGCCATAACCACCGAGTTCAGGCGCTTCATGGGGAAAAACACGTAGACGTTGCCCATTTCGAGGTCTTCGTCGGCATTGAGAGCAGCAAACCTTCTTCCAATCTGCAGAGACCTGGTGTTGACGAGAAAAGAATTGGGGGTCTCCAGCATGAGTTCTGCGGCCTTGGTGGGCTCGCACAGTCGCCGGATCTCGCCGGAGGGGAAGATGACCTTTGTTACCCTGCTGGAGGTCTTGCCCACAGTCACTGACAAGGTGCAGGAAACGTAATTCCCCATTTGAATTGTGTTGCTCCTCCTTGTGTTTGTGTAATGTcttgaaagagagaaaattgtTTGAAGAAGATGGAGATGGAGAATGTGGGAGAGTGTATATAAagtgtttggatgaaaaagtCAAATTCAAAGGGTTTGagtagaaaatatattcaaagcCAGTTGTAGGGGAGGGGTGGGAGTTGCAATATGaagatttttgaaatattttttattaaaatcaagtttgactgaaccaaattaattataaagtaagtGTAAtacattaatcatataattgttcaattttctttaaCTGTATGTCAATCATAGGTCAAATGTAttgtattttctatataattgGTCTATATTCGATccgaaataaaatttttcatattaaagaGATAAAACGAGAATATTGTGAGAATAACTTTGGTGAGTGAATGAGCTGATTGAACAGAGTCGAATATGtctttgtttaaattaattaaaatttattaacttttaaaattcgaaataattttttgaattgctTGAATgagttttgaaaattgaataaaatatttgcttaatgttattatagttttattaattaagttgaattacaaagaaaattaatttgttacaaCTGAcaaatagaatttaaataagCTTATAACtactaataaatatactaaaattaaatacccaataatttaatttaatttaaagtgaTTAAGATTGAAGATATGAAATGAGAATGTGGTGAGAATAATTtaggtggggtggggtggggtggatTCCGCGTCCGGTGAAGTGGGGgtacatacatacacatagACAGACAGTTGTATAAGTGGAAATTAGAATGGAAAAAAGCGTTAATCACAGTTGGTCATAAATCGCTAGatgaatctttttttttaatcaattaattaatttgtgtttAACAACTATTTGTGGTTGCTAATCCGCGTGGGTCCCGCTTCATGCAGGGCTCCACCATCTTTGGTGCACCAGTATTTGATAAGCATGGGACGTTTGGTATCATGATTTCGATGTCACTTTacctacaaaatattttggaaaattacccaccattttatttaattctatgtgttttttaaatactaattaaattgagaaaatacaatttaatttagttatataaaaaattagcaaaaaattttctgtaaaaaaaaaaaacaaattatccactatattctgaaaaataaaataaattaacgaCAAAGAGacatatgtaatatttttgggaACATGGTAATTTGGGaaaatgatatgaaaatttggttgaaatgTCACCTAACGAAGTATAGATCATAGACCTACTACATGAAAATGAGATTGATTATAATGAAATGAGATTATGTATTTAGACAAATTAGATGACAAGTAACTTTGTTGAGTTTTTGACTAGTGATCCTCCTCCATATTTAGCCTTCCTTGGATTTTACACCTTGTCCCCAAATCATTGCAACAATATTTGATTGTcaataaatatagtaattaaatcatcaccatctatttaaattttttttaagatgaatagtaaattagtgtcgaatgtaatatgaattttgaactCCGATCTGtgagaaaatttatttttaatttactttttgtaTTGAGTTGATATTGTTTAGTTTTGATagtttaattatgaaaatatatatttttgaaatactaATGGTACAAcgattgaaattaattaaatacttagtgcattatatttatcatatgattaGCGTCAGAAGATCGTTTAACAAACTGTGAAATACgtgaagaaaatttaaatgcaaaatatGAAGATTTAggtagtttgaaaaatgctTCTACCTCCACATTTGCTCAAAAGATCCGTTCTGTTATGATAGTTTTTTGTACTAATACCGAGCATTGTTGATGATGTAGCTTGTGATTTAATTGGTGTCCGTCCTGATGCGTGAGGTATTGTCTGCTTTGATTTCGTTTGAACCTCATGATTTTGTTTAGAAAAGACATCTCATTAAGGATAAGAGACTCCGGGGCTTATTAACAACGCGAGCTTTTTGTTTGCAATCAATATGAGATTTGTTTACCTATATCATCAGCCCCCGACAAGGGATTTGGGACTGACACATTGTCTTGTTCCCACAGACGATGCAAAATGATGCGATTTACAACTTAAATCACGATATCTAATTATACGAGATATTGTCATTCTCTGATTTTATATAAGCCTAACAATTTTATGcaaatattaacaaatcaaaCATTGATCGTGCACATTCAGAATTAATACTAATAACAACGTTGGCGTGAAGGAGGAAGGAGGACGTACATGGAATGGTAGCGTGTCGGTCGGGTCTCTCAATGCATGTGATTTCCGCGTAAACATCTCATGTTTTCACATTCTTCTTTTCGTTGCAACtcctaattaatattactaataaactaataattcaATCATTAGGAAACGATGATGTCCTATGTTTATGAATATCGTTAATACCAAAATCAACGTACGACTGTATTGTACTGTACAACATTGCATGTGGTATACATATGATGACTTTGATCAATCATTAGTTTATTACAGATTTGGAGTACACCTCATTCTTGCTTCATCGCATCTATTGCCTACAAAATTAAGAACCTACactattctttattattattactattattattattattatttcttttgtctatttttttatatattttattaaataataaaactttataaatatttcattttatcataaaagtTGCACACGTATAGGATGTACGCAAATTAATAGTATCTATAACTCATCCATAGCTTAGAGAGAAGGTATGCTATTTGAACTCTAACTATACATTTTTgccaaaatttcacttttcaccTGTTATTATAGATGTGTTGTACTTTTCATCCTTTATATTTTGAGTAAACacattttgttttgtaattttgatacttttgCCACATTTGGTTCTGTAACTATTGACAAAACAATTttattctcatatatattttactaaatcatatttagttttgtaatttaaaaaatttaacagcCATGCCTATCTAATCATCTAGCTATCAAGCGCAAGGCCTATCTAAGTTACTGCCGAGCAATTCGTCATATCCTATACAGAATAGaagtttgtaaaataaaatggagcttttttttagtaagagcgatgaactattattaattgaaaaaaatttattagaatCATTCCTGTCGaacaatatataacaaaaaccaTTGTGACAATCATACCTTAATCAACAAtatcaaacaaacaaaatttaacCAACACCTACTATGCAGTAAAAACAACATTCCACACATATGACGAGATCGACTCATAACTTTTAAAGTCATGGAgtctcaatttcatcaattgaGCTAGGCCTGATTGACGGGAGCTTCTCACTCAAAAGTCTTTGCCGCATTTGCTCTGGGGTGCCATGCAACAACCTGTGAAGGCAAGGAAGTGCACGGCAGAAATCTTCTCTAGTTCCGTTCTCTCCATAATGTAGTAAACAATCTCAGCAAGAAGGGATCTGTGAGCAGCACTACTAAGGCGCTGCCCTCTACATCTAGCACTAGCACAAGGAATGTCCCTTCGCCAActcttaattatttctttgtcttttgaatttgttgtaCTTGGTACTAATTATAGGATTGAATAGTTTACGTCCCTTacatttgtttatattaattgttgtagCATGTTGTTTCTACGtgcatgtaataaaattttcacacttcaaattatatattataaataagagcaagatatataactaatacattacattaataaaagaaaaatagagaaaaataataattgataaattaatgtaaattttgaaaagttgaattagttattttattatgatggacatgtttattttacaaaaaattgatgtagCAGTGTCATTAATCATTGTTTGTGAGTGTACAaggtcttttctttttatattagtatagataaacTTGGGATTAAGAAAAGTAAGATGACAAGTATGAGTAAGGTGCATGATCAACTATGGCATACGTAGGACTACTCGAGTAGTTTATGGTTGGAACTCTAGACTTACCCTACGAATTATTGTACAACACAAAAACATTGATATAAATTGTTCTTACAATAAAATCCatattaaataagataattaaatacCAATTATAATAAGTTTATATAAGTAGAATAAATACGAACCCAACATCCGGTGAAATTCGATCACAtgattttaaacttattaagCAAAATATACATTGAATCTTGCAAACATAGTATtatagatattataaatagaatatagaTTAGGGAGTGTAAATTATGTTATCACACTCATGGACGGATCAGTCTTTATTCAGCATCCgtatcaaatgaattattactaGTGATTGCTATTAATCTAACGAGATATTTACGCCATCCTGTCGTGcgttttggtataattatacatataccttatattatttgaaaaattatatctaatacacctagtgtttgtttttgtttaacaaatagaaccattcattaatcaaaattcatcaatttgtGATGATGTTcgccaaaaaatttaataaaaatctttatttacttttaattgatttatctttatatttcaCACATTAATATGTGTGATGatatatctttttcatattttagttagaaaaaatttatttaatatgtagtaaatgaataataagtcaattgaagtgtatattattatatataatatgtatatatgaatgcatacacctcttcatattcttttttaatacccattatgttatacacccttttgtatcccccattataatttgtaattaaaatagttatgatgtattttgtaaccacaattttggtggtctataaataccaccatgtatttcatttgtaaagtGATTTTTGGAGTGAACAAATAAAGTTTGttggagaaatacatatattttactttatattctattaagagTGATAGGCtaataaacttagaatttctctaagtttataacacgTTATCAGCACGACGTTACGTTACGATCGATCAAggtaaaatgttaattttattagtataatttttattctttgtttgtttacctttacaatatcatagttacttttattcttgaatatttcataataaaatatgagtaattatattgtatatttcaATGTCTCTTGaagtagacatatatatatatatttatatatataaattctcgATTTTATCCCCTGAAGTGGATGTGATATTGCCTCCAGAAGCAGGCATACAAGTCTTGATTTTATCCCCTGAAGTGGATATgttctataaaatttcattgcttcCTGAAGTAAGTAATGAGTTAAAATCATCTCCAGTAGTaggtgaaatattttgtaccaATTATGTGCAATATCATCCCTGAAGCGATGATaagtatatgtttaattttctcaccacctgaagtgttttgagataatggCTTGATCAAGAAGCCCGATGCTTCTtcgtttatttatttgatttctgaTAATTTTTCGATAACATAGTATAGCTATTATTATAtgactaacttgaagttaattttattaactttgcccacatagttttctttcatatgcCCATGTATGTATTTTACATGTTTTGCTAGTatttgcaacaaaatttatttattaagaaaataattttggcatgaataccatttaattgctatttgtaacattataagttttaagccaaacttaaatatatttaattccatgTATGCATGCCATAATAATTCATACTAATTACATGGTAACTTATATGTAACTTAATGTTAGTAATATTTCatgtcatttttactttatatcatgtgtaatacatattattttacttttatgtatatgttgaatattatgctaaaagtgcatattaacttgttgtaGCTTAATGGCCAATCTCACAAAATTGGATTTCGTTGCTCTTGATGTTTCTGGAAAAAACTACCTATCATGGGTTCTTGATGCCGAACTACATTTGGCAAGTAGCAAATTGggagaaacaataaaagaaaatattgttgCTTCTGAGCAAGACTGTGCTAAAGCAATGATTTTGCTTCGTCATCATCTTCATGAGAGCCTGAAGTCTCAATATTTAACAGTCAAAAGTCCTTTTCAACTCTGGAAGAGTTTAAAGGATCGATTTGACCATCAAAAGACTGTAATCTTACCACGTGCAAGATATGAGTGGATACAATTGCGATTGCAAGATTTCAAAACGATTGCtgatataattctaaaatgtTTCGAATTGTATCAAAGTTGAGGTTATGTGGAGAAGATGTGACGGATGAACAaatgttggaaaaaaattttctacttttcatgCATCCAACCTTGTACTCCAGCAGCAGTACAGGGAACGTGGGTTTCGACATTACTGAGGATTTCGACATGCttgttgattagatttatCCCAAATGTTATTAGTATGTTTCCAGTATTTAGTTATGTTTACTTTCATTTGTAGGGTATTTCTTTTATCGAGTAatgcttttatattttatgaatgaagtgtttcttttacttattatatgtctatttcatttatatagaatGGATCAAGCCATTATAAATCTCAATGACAAGGAACATTGTCTTGTTGATAGTGGAACTACGCATACAATTctgagaaacaagaaatttttctcaaacttgatAATGACAAGAACAAATGTGAGTACTATTTCAGGAGTTAGTAATCTTATTGAAGGCTCCGGAAGAGCTACTATCTTGTTACCTGAAGGAACAAGATTACATATCAATGATGCCTTATATTCGagtaaatcacaaaggaaCTTATTGAGTTTCAAGGATATTCGACAAAAtggttttcatattgaaaccaTGAATGAAAATGGTATCGAATATCTGTAC is a window from the Sesamum indicum cultivar Zhongzhi No. 13 linkage group LG15, S_indicum_v1.0, whole genome shotgun sequence genome containing:
- the LOC105177908 gene encoding uncharacterized protein LOC105177908, whose protein sequence is MGNYVSCTLSVTVGKTSSRVTKVIFPSGEIRRLCEPTKAAELMLETPNSFLVNTRSLQIGRRFAALNADEDLEMGNVYVFFPMKRLNSVVMAADIGPLFMAANSAAKRGALAGVRILPEAGADVQSGEKGFPAAPKLNLDDIEEFSTPEFRHRLSMCRSKKPLLETIVEEPVWLR